In Ptychodera flava strain L36383 chromosome 21, AS_Pfla_20210202, whole genome shotgun sequence, a genomic segment contains:
- the LOC139121749 gene encoding N-methyl-L-tryptophan oxidase-like, translated as MAGNDMLYDLCIIGAGPFGSAAARHATLIEPGLKVCVIGPKEPKNYQETLACSHGIFASHYDEGRIATLLHEDLSTAEIATRSQSRFSEIAQQTGIEFRERVGHIVIGKQNDPYIQRVQKIIACMKTQVQILDKRRLTEKYPFLSLTQGEDTFILHESSGYVSPRRLIKAQLKAARLQGCDIIDDVVDQVTELNQSDGSKQMKASTTKGHIYLARKVLLAPGGFIGFRDLLPEGKKLDIKLMKQRLAFAELTETDVRRLNNMPVISWKDELKAIHFYILPPIKYPDGKYYIKIGTRSEEELHSADEIAKYFKRDPSEKAADSELLSVLLELIRDLEVVSSRGDSCFTAHTPTGLLYCDMITPTLGVAAVANGCGVETSDEIGNMAARMIVSGRWNHDFPCEKFRAKFKVESSVPSSL; from the exons ATGGCAGGTAATGACATGCTGTATGATTTATGCATCATCGGCGCTGGTCCCTTTGGATCAGCAGCAGCTAGGCATGCAACACTCATTGAGCCAGGGTTGAAAGTCTGTGTCATCGGACCGAAAGAACCCAAG AATTATCAAGAGACGCTAGCATGTAGCCACGGAATATTTGCATCGCACTACGACGAAGGAAGAATTGCGACATTGCTTCATGAAGATCTAAGTACGGCTGAGATCGCCACAAGGTCCCAAAGCAGATTCAGCGAAATTGCACAGCAGACAG GCATCGAGTTTCGCGAGAGAGTCGGACATATTGTGATAGGTAAGCAGAACGACCCGTACATCCAACGAGTTCAGAAAATCATAGCGTGTATGAAGACGCAAGTGCAGATATTGGACAAAAGACGCCTCACTGAAAAGTACCCCTTCCTGTCGCTAACGCAGGGTGAAGATACCTTCATCTTGCATGAATCATCGGGTTACGTTAGTCCAAGGAGACTAATTAAAGCACAGCTGAAGGCAGCTCGTTTGCAAGGTTGCGACATAATTGATGACGTCGTAGATCAGGTGACTGAACTCAACCAATCCGATGGCTCGAAGCAGATGAAAGCTTCCACAACAAAGGGCCATATATACCTTGCCAGAAAAGTGCTCCTTGCTCCTGGAGGTTTTATAGGATTTCGGGATTTGCTTCCTGAAGGAAAGAAACTTGATATTAAGCTGATGAAGCAGAGGCTTGCCTTTGCTGAATTGACAGAGACAGACGTCAGAAGACTTAACAATATGCCTGTAATTTCGTGGAAAGACGAGCTCAAAGCTATACACTTTTACATCCTGCCACCTATTAAATACCCAGATG GTAAATACTACATAAAAATAGGAACACGGTCAGAAGAGGAATTACACAGCGCCGACGAGATAGCCAAGTATTTCAAACGTGACCCAAGTGAGAAAGCTGCAGATTCTGAACTACTGAGTGTGCTATTGGAGCTAATAAGAG ATCTTGAAGTAGTATCTTCGCGCGGGGATTCCTGTTTCACAGCACACACACCAACTGGCCTACTTTACTGCGACATGATAACGCCGACGCTAGGAGTTGCTGCTGTTGCTAATGGGTGCGGAGTCGAAACGTCAGATGAAATCGGAAATATGGCCGCGAGAATGATTGTTTCTGGAAGATGGAATCATGATTTTCCATGCGAGAAGTTTAGAGCGAAGTTCAAAGTCGAGTCTAGTGTACCTTCGAGCCTTTGA
- the LOC139121751 gene encoding monomeric sarcosine oxidase-like codes for MAAYSHRLYDLCIVGAGPMGSAAARHVTLLNPRLKVCLIGPKEPEDRLACSHNIFGSHYDEGRVITVLLEDPVWNELTRRSVKRYRDLEQKTGIEFFTDTGQLVIGRQSDPHMKKVQQVAANMGSQAQTLDRTTAIEKFPFLSIRPKDDALFYTKSAGFVSPRKLVLAQQAAAISQGCNVFNDVVDKVTELDQSDGSRCMVVATANGQTYFARKVLLTPGAFIGFRELLPPGKELDLALRKQSLAFIEVTERDASRLRNMPVIAWKDKIDKRRCYILPPIKYPNGKYYLKIGRRPEEQAKSMEEVVEYLKRDPSHVVADRHVLDLLLQLVKGIEVVSTRGDSCVSAHTPNGLLYCDMVTPRLGVATAGNGAGVTGSDEIGKMAARMMISGSWDHDLPRESFKAKFREKLTLSAKL; via the exons ATGGCAGCTTACAGTCACAGACTCTATGATTTATGTATCGTTGGCGCTGGTCCTATGGGGTCGGCAGCGGCCAGGCATGTAACACTACTTAATCCTAGGTTGAAAGTCTGTCTCATTGGACCGAAAGAACCAGAG GATAGACTTGCTTGCAGTCACAACATATTCGGATCCCATTATGACGAAGGCCGAGTTATAACAGTGCTATTGGAAGATCCTGTCTGGAATGAACTCACAAGAAGAAGTGTTAAAAGATATAGAGATCTTGAACAAAAAACAG GTATTGAATTTTTTACCGATACTGGGCAGCTCGTAATAGGTAGGCAAAGTGACCCTCATATGAAAAAGGTTCAACAAGTAGCTGCAAACATGGGGTCGCAAGCTCAAACATTGGATAGAACGACAGCAATCGAAAAATTTCCCTTCCTTTCGATCAGACCGAAGGATGACGcattattttatacaaagtctgCAGGATTTGTAAGTCCAAGGAAACTAGTTCTGGCACAACAGGCAGCTGCCATTTCCCAAGGATGCAACGTATTCAATGACGTAGTTGATAAGGTGACCGAACTTGACCAATCTGACGGATCAAGGTGCATGGTGGTAGCCACAGCAAATGGACAGACATATTTTGCGAGGAAAGTTCTTTTGACTCCAGGAGCATTTATTGGATTTCGGGAGTTACTGCCGCCTGGAAAAGAACTTGACCTGGCACTGCGTAAACAGAGTCTTGCATTCATTGAAGTGACAGAAAGAGATGCAAGTAGACTGAGGAACATGCCTGTCATTGCCTGGAAAGACAAGATTGATAAAAGACGCTGTTACATTTTGCCACCCATTAAATACCCAAACG GAAAATATTATCTTAAAATAGGACGACGGCCAGAGGAACAAGCTAAATCGATGGAAGAAGTTGTTGAATATTTAAAGAGAGACCCAAGTCATGTCGTTGCAGACCGACACGTTCTGGATTTGTTACTGCAGCTTGTTAAAG GTATTGAAGTTGTATCTACTCGTGGAGACTCGTGTGTTTCAGCCCACACCCCAAATGGCTTGTTATATTGTGATATGGTAACACCTAGGCTGGGAGTCGCGACTGCTGGCAACGGTGCAGGTGTCACGGGATCGGATGAAATCGGGAAAATGGCCGCCCGGATGATGATTTCTGGAAGTTGGGATCACGATCTTCCACGAGAGAGCTTTAAGGCAAAGTTTCGAGAGAAGTTGACATTGTCGGCTAAACTTTAG